The proteins below are encoded in one region of Salmo salar chromosome ssa02, Ssal_v3.1, whole genome shotgun sequence:
- the LOC106582510 gene encoding sialic acid-binding Ig-like lectin 14 isoform X2: MWVLIWAALLFSLTERATCRKLAAPPTASLWNITFSPAEITAEKGLCAVISCTFTHPDNINATAAIWFKCPTNDRCDKDENIILHSKKPSKAQEGFKQRVSLLETDLTKKNCSVIINDIRENDAGEYQFRLPGSYTYLKKVKITVSALTQKPSVLIPPLTEGEPATLTCTAPGICSGTPPHITWTWRGTGDNITELRDSTTIQMREDLTIDTTTHFSTLTFTPSAEHHNMMVTCQVTFQKKYQIEETVTLNVTYVIDPQITGNKMVKEDGILDLTCSVDSYPPSDITWSKNGTSAPLQNYTENAALTISNVTREHAGEYVCTVQHLNRTLTASTVVTVMYLPVILPGSGCVDQAEVMTCVCVSQGVPLPLIEWPLLELNTERCSPTTSVLGSSVNSTISLPVGNHNNTTVECVSRNVVGVVTEKLQITQKGGKQRDISEECGNAVLPWTIAGVSLSVTVALLIYLSTNAYIRIQGKNVKPKEVESTYISLDKKYTSQEEYEVIARRPR, from the exons ATGTGGGTCCTCATCTGGGCAGCTCTACTCTTCTCTCTGACAGAGAGAGCAACATGTCGAA AACTGGCAGCACCACCAACAGCATCACTCTGGAACATCACCTTCAGTCCAGCAGAAATAACAGCAGAGAAGGGACTATGTGCTGTTATTTCATGTACTTTCACTCACCCTGATAACATCAATGCTACCGCTGCAATATGGTTCAAGTGCCCTACAAATGACAGATGTGATAAGGATGAAAACATAATTTTACACTCCAAAAAACCCTCTAAAGCTCAGGAGGGTTTTAAACAGAGAGTGTCTCTACTGGAGACTGATCTGACAAAGAAGAACTGTAGTGTGATCATCAACGACATCAGAGAGAATGATGCTGGAGAGTATCAATTCAGACTGCCAGGTTCATATACATACTtgaagaaagtgaaaatcacagtGAGCG CTCTGACCCAGAAGCCCTCAGTGTTGATTCCTCCTCTGACAGAGGGAGAACCAGCTACACTGACCTGCACCGCCCCGGGGATCTGCTCTGGAACTCCTCCTCACATCACATGGAcatggagaggaacaggagacAACATCACTGAGCTCAGAGACAGCACCACCATACAGATGAGAGAGGACCTGACCATCGATACAACAACCCACTTCTCAACTTTGACCTTTACCCCCTCAGCTGAACACCACAACATGATGGTTACGTGTCAAGTAACCTTCCAGAAAAAATATCAAATTGAAGAGACAGTAACTTTGAATGTAACAT ATGTGATAGACCCCCAAATAACTGGAAATAAAATGGTGAAGGAGGATGGTATCCTGGATCTGACCTGCAGTGTTGACAGTTACCCTCCATCTGACATCACTTGGAGTAAGAACGGGACAAGTGCCCCACTTCAGAATTACACTGAAAATGCCGCTCTCACCATCTCCAATGTGACAAGAGAACATGCTGGGGAGTATGTGTGTACAGTTCAACACCTCAACCGGACTTTGACAGCTTCCACTGTTGTCACTGTGATGT ACCTTCCCGTGATTCTTCCTGGCTCTGGGTGTGTGGACCAGGCAGAGGtcatgacctgtgtgtgtgtcagtcagggggTTCCCTTACCCCTCATAGAGTGGCCACTGCTGGAGCTCAACACAGAGAGGTGCAGCCCCACTACATCAGTGTTGGGTTCCTCAGTGAACAGCACCATCAGCCTGCCTGTTGGAAACCACAACAACACCActgtggagtgtgtcagcagaaaTGTTGTGGGTGTAGTGACAGAGAAGTTGCAGATCACGCAAaaaggagggaaacagagag ATATTTCTGAAGAATGTGGGAATGCAGTTCTCCCCTGGACCATAGCtggtgtgtctctcagtgtgacTGTAGCCCTTCTCATCTATCTGTCTACAAATGCTTACATACG TATACAAGGTAAGAATGTGAAGCCAAAAGAAGTGGAGAGTACCTACATCTCATTGGATAAAAAATACACGTCTCAGGAAGAGTATGAGGTCATTGCCAGGCGTCCAAGATGA